A window from Ramlibacter pinisoli encodes these proteins:
- a CDS encoding bifunctional diguanylate cyclase/phosphodiesterase, whose protein sequence is MPISHPAPQDGVLRMLEHAASIGVWRLDLDRGALEWSEQLAAIHRAPPGYRPDEPLAHYTPESRAKLAPLLQACIAEGAPFDDEAQVLQLDGRRSWVRALGQPVRDEAGRIVAVQGAVQEIAPRGARAATLLRMGAALSSGEAFVTIDANGQYTFLNEQAERLLGSDAQQLLGRRLWNSFQKTVRLRLEEQFRTACARGARLEFEELDARLAHWFEVRAFPFAGGMAAHLRDVTSRRKAQEQLRLLEGSISRLNDIVIITEAGPFSEPGPRIVFVNEAFERRTGYSRDEVVGRSPRFLQGPNSQRRALDQIRAALEEWRPARVDLINYKKNGEPYWVDLDVSPVWDKQRKLTHWVAVGRDVTERKLAEEKIQHLAFYDALTKLPNRQLLMDRLHAALSDPARPREGALMFIDLDNFKVLNDTLGHQKGDTLLQLVAERLRSCVSKGDTVARLGGDEFVILLENRGDKPLDPAKGARAVAERILAALGEPYVLPGYLHHSTCSIGVTLFGHTDRTVSELLKQADLAMYQAKNAGRNTVCFFDPEMQAVVSANAALASDLRQAWRETQFQIDYQPQVGHDGQMIGVEALLRWKHPQRGMVRPDHFIAAAEETSLIIPIGRWVLDQACAQIAAWAHRQERRHLTVAVNVSVRQFRHPEFVDEVMSAIEQSGIQPHKLKLELTESLLADGIDVTIAKMGRLKAMGVTLSLDDFGIGYSSLSYLKRLPLDQLKIDREFVKDILTDANDAAIAKAVINLAHSLDLDVLAEGVETEAQREFLARQGCHSYQGYLFCKPLPIDELEAFMERLPVEAPA, encoded by the coding sequence ATGCCCATCTCCCACCCGGCGCCGCAGGACGGCGTGCTCCGCATGCTCGAGCACGCCGCATCCATCGGTGTGTGGCGGCTGGATCTCGACCGCGGCGCGCTCGAATGGTCCGAGCAGCTCGCCGCCATCCATCGCGCGCCGCCCGGCTACCGGCCGGACGAACCCTTGGCCCACTACACACCCGAGAGCCGCGCCAAGCTCGCGCCCCTGCTGCAGGCCTGCATCGCCGAGGGCGCGCCGTTCGACGACGAAGCCCAGGTCTTGCAGCTCGACGGGCGTCGCTCGTGGGTGCGCGCGCTCGGCCAGCCGGTGCGCGACGAAGCCGGTCGCATCGTCGCGGTGCAGGGCGCGGTGCAGGAGATCGCCCCGCGCGGCGCGCGCGCCGCCACCTTGTTGCGGATGGGGGCGGCGCTCAGCAGCGGCGAGGCCTTCGTCACCATCGACGCCAACGGCCAGTACACCTTCCTCAACGAACAGGCCGAGCGCCTGCTGGGCAGCGATGCACAGCAGCTGCTCGGGCGGCGCCTGTGGAACTCGTTCCAGAAGACGGTGCGCCTGCGCCTGGAAGAGCAGTTCCGCACCGCCTGCGCCAGGGGCGCACGCCTGGAGTTCGAGGAACTGGACGCCAGGCTGGCGCACTGGTTCGAGGTCCGGGCTTTTCCCTTCGCCGGCGGGATGGCGGCGCACCTGCGCGACGTCACCAGCCGGCGCAAGGCGCAAGAGCAGTTGCGCCTGCTGGAAGGCAGCATCTCGCGCCTGAACGACATCGTCATCATCACCGAGGCCGGCCCGTTCAGCGAGCCCGGCCCGCGGATCGTGTTCGTCAACGAGGCCTTCGAGCGTCGCACCGGCTACAGCCGCGACGAGGTGGTGGGCCGCAGCCCGCGCTTCCTGCAGGGACCGAATTCGCAGCGCCGGGCCCTCGACCAGATCCGTGCGGCGCTGGAGGAATGGCGGCCGGCGCGGGTGGACCTGATCAACTACAAGAAGAACGGCGAGCCCTACTGGGTGGACCTTGACGTCTCGCCGGTGTGGGACAAGCAGCGCAAGCTCACGCACTGGGTGGCCGTCGGCCGCGACGTCACCGAACGCAAGCTGGCCGAGGAGAAGATCCAGCACCTGGCCTTCTACGACGCGCTGACCAAGCTGCCCAACCGGCAGCTGCTGATGGACCGCCTGCACGCGGCGCTATCCGACCCCGCGCGGCCGCGCGAAGGCGCGCTGATGTTCATCGACCTCGACAACTTCAAGGTCCTGAACGACACCCTGGGTCACCAGAAGGGCGACACGCTGCTGCAGCTGGTGGCCGAACGGTTGCGCTCGTGCGTCTCCAAGGGCGACACGGTGGCGCGCCTGGGCGGCGACGAGTTCGTGATCCTGCTGGAGAACCGGGGCGACAAGCCGCTCGACCCCGCCAAGGGTGCGCGTGCGGTGGCCGAGCGCATCCTGGCTGCGCTGGGCGAGCCCTACGTGCTGCCGGGTTACCTGCACCACAGCACCTGCAGCATCGGGGTGACCCTGTTCGGCCACACCGACCGCACGGTGAGCGAACTGCTCAAGCAGGCCGACCTGGCCATGTACCAGGCCAAGAACGCCGGCCGCAACACCGTCTGCTTCTTCGATCCGGAGATGCAGGCGGTGGTGAGCGCGAACGCCGCCCTGGCCTCCGACCTGCGGCAGGCTTGGCGCGAGACGCAGTTCCAGATCGACTACCAGCCGCAGGTGGGCCACGACGGTCAGATGATCGGCGTGGAGGCCCTGTTGCGCTGGAAGCATCCGCAGCGCGGCATGGTCCGCCCCGACCACTTCATCGCCGCGGCCGAGGAGACGTCACTCATCATCCCCATCGGCCGTTGGGTGCTCGACCAGGCTTGCGCGCAGATCGCGGCCTGGGCCCACCGCCAGGAACGGCGCCACCTCACGGTCGCGGTCAACGTCAGCGTGCGCCAGTTCCGCCACCCGGAGTTCGTCGACGAGGTGATGAGCGCGATCGAGCAGTCGGGAATCCAGCCGCACAAGCTCAAGCTCGAGCTGACCGAAAGCCTGCTGGCCGATGGCATCGACGTGACGATCGCCAAGATGGGCCGCCTGAAGGCCATGGGCGTGACCCTGTCGCTGGACGACTTCGGCATCGGCTACTCGTCGCTGTCGTACCTGAAGCGGCTGCCGCTGGACCAGCTCAAGATCGACCGCGAGTTCGTCAAGGACATCCTGACCGACGCCAACGACGCGGCCATCGCCAAGGCGGTGATCAACCTGGCCCACAGCCTCGACCTGGACGTGCTCGCGGAAGGCGTGGAGACCGAGGCGCAGCGCGAGTTCCTGGCCCGCCAGGGCTGCCACTCGTACCAGGGTTACCTGTTCTGCAAGCCGCTGCCCATCGACGAGCTCGAGGCGTTCATGGAACGGCTGCCGGTGGAGGCGCCGGCCTGA
- a CDS encoding response regulator produces MPPQLRTVIVEDNATVRENLVGALEELTCIRVQVALGTEREAQDWLGASDHPWDLLLIDLLLRQGSGMGLVQRLAQRRPNQKVVVFSNYVNAGVRKRCAQLGVDAVFDKSTEIDALVDYCARQCACLAGDGA; encoded by the coding sequence GTGCCTCCCCAACTCCGGACCGTCATCGTCGAGGACAACGCGACCGTGCGGGAGAACCTCGTCGGTGCGCTGGAGGAGCTCACGTGCATCCGGGTCCAGGTGGCCCTCGGCACCGAGCGCGAAGCGCAGGACTGGCTCGGTGCGTCCGACCATCCCTGGGACCTGCTCCTCATCGACCTGCTCCTGAGACAGGGCTCGGGCATGGGGCTGGTGCAGCGCCTGGCCCAGCGCCGCCCGAACCAGAAAGTCGTGGTGTTCAGCAACTACGTGAATGCCGGCGTGCGCAAGCGCTGTGCCCAACTCGGCGTCGACGCCGTCTTCGACAAGTCCACCGAGATCGACGCCCTGGTCGACTACTGCGCACGCCAGTGCGCGTGCCTTGCTGGCGACGGCGCCTGA
- a CDS encoding putative bifunctional diguanylate cyclase/phosphodiesterase, with translation MNLLQVTSLASRRRAVPADDPAQTTSGPALARTPALLLPTDEPERLAHLRSLGLAEPGGDPEAARFVELAAMLCGVPMAALTIVDATRQRYLASRGLPTREIAREHGLCARAIVSGEPLIEVPDTARLPWFDPLVHGTRAQPVRFYACVPLRTRQGSAIGTLCVMDSVPRRLTRAQREALLSLAASVASQLDLRRQLREATQTDRLTGLSNWSHFEDRFEAGRPERGVACFVRLKSINQIGTAHGFRTADALIRQFADRLRGLAAEGALVGRIKRGLFLVFFPGADPDGFAQAQAQRLATRLEEPYRVDALTLVCPVHLGFADFPRDGRTLDDVVNAADVALQLAIERDEPAVLFDSAVAPAARAHYRLEPQLREALARDEFINLYQPKVDLGTGRLVGVEALVRWVHPQRGLLTPAEFVPALEATGLIREAGRHILRRAVADWRRWREAGLRAPRIAVNVAAAQLREGRLLDDLRDVLAGLPDEREALAVEVTESVLIGDMEQAIDVLARIRALGIPVAIDDFGTGYSSLSYIVRLPVDEVKIDRSFVERLASDDAYRGIVATCVGLARNLGLKVVAEGIETPEQARQLQILQCDHGQGFLYSPAVSAAEIAALLTSGRFPV, from the coding sequence ATGAACCTGCTGCAGGTCACGTCCCTGGCGAGCCGGCGCCGCGCGGTGCCGGCCGACGACCCGGCGCAGACAACCTCCGGGCCGGCGCTGGCGCGGACTCCCGCCTTGCTGCTACCGACCGACGAGCCCGAGCGACTGGCCCACCTGCGCAGCCTCGGGCTGGCCGAGCCCGGCGGCGATCCGGAAGCCGCCCGCTTCGTGGAGCTCGCCGCCATGCTGTGCGGCGTGCCGATGGCCGCGCTAACCATCGTCGATGCCACGCGCCAGCGCTACCTGGCCAGCCGCGGACTGCCGACCAGGGAGATCGCGCGTGAACACGGCCTTTGCGCACGCGCCATCGTCTCCGGCGAGCCGCTGATCGAGGTGCCCGACACGGCGCGCCTGCCGTGGTTCGATCCGCTCGTGCACGGGACGCGCGCGCAGCCCGTGCGCTTCTACGCCTGCGTGCCGCTGCGCACGCGGCAGGGCAGCGCGATCGGGACGCTGTGCGTGATGGACAGCGTGCCGCGCCGGCTCACCCGGGCCCAGCGCGAAGCGCTCCTGTCCCTGGCCGCCAGCGTTGCATCTCAGCTCGACTTGCGCCGGCAGCTGCGCGAGGCGACGCAGACGGATCGGCTCACCGGCCTGTCGAACTGGTCCCACTTCGAGGACCGGTTCGAAGCCGGCCGGCCCGAACGCGGCGTGGCCTGCTTCGTGCGCCTGAAGTCGATCAACCAGATCGGCACGGCCCACGGCTTCCGTACCGCGGACGCCTTGATCCGGCAGTTTGCCGACCGCTTGCGCGGCCTGGCTGCCGAGGGCGCCTTGGTCGGCCGCATCAAGCGCGGCCTGTTCCTGGTGTTCTTCCCCGGCGCCGATCCGGATGGCTTCGCCCAGGCCCAGGCACAGCGGCTGGCGACGCGCCTGGAGGAGCCGTACCGCGTGGATGCGCTGACGCTGGTGTGTCCCGTGCACCTGGGCTTCGCCGACTTTCCGCGCGACGGGCGCACGCTCGACGACGTCGTGAACGCCGCCGACGTGGCGCTGCAGCTGGCCATCGAGCGCGACGAGCCGGCCGTCCTCTTCGACAGCGCGGTGGCGCCGGCGGCGCGTGCGCACTACCGCCTGGAGCCGCAACTGCGCGAGGCGCTGGCGCGCGACGAGTTCATCAACCTGTACCAGCCCAAGGTGGACCTCGGAACGGGCCGGCTGGTGGGCGTCGAGGCACTGGTGCGGTGGGTGCATCCGCAGCGCGGCCTGCTGACCCCCGCCGAGTTCGTGCCGGCGCTGGAGGCCACGGGACTGATCCGCGAGGCGGGACGGCACATCCTGCGCCGCGCGGTGGCCGACTGGCGCAGGTGGCGGGAGGCCGGCCTGCGCGCACCACGCATCGCCGTCAACGTTGCCGCGGCCCAACTGCGCGAAGGGCGGTTGCTCGACGACCTGCGGGACGTGCTGGCCGGCCTGCCGGACGAACGCGAGGCACTGGCCGTGGAGGTGACCGAGAGCGTGCTCATCGGCGACATGGAACAGGCGATCGACGTGCTCGCCAGGATCCGGGCGCTCGGGATTCCGGTCGCCATCGACGATTTCGGCACCGGCTATTCCTCGCTTTCGTACATCGTCCGGCTCCCGGTCGACGAGGTGAAGATCGATCGCTCGTTCGTGGAGCGCCTCGCCAGCGACGATGCGTACCGCGGCATCGTCGCCACCTGCGTCGGCCTGGCGCGCAACCTCGGGCTGAAGGTGGTTGCCGAGGGGATCGAGACGCCGGAGCAGGCGCGCCAGCTGCAGATCCTGCAGTGCGACCACGGCCAGGGCTTCCTCTACAGCCCGGCGGTGTCGGCAGCAGAGATCGCTGCCCTGCTGACGTCGGGGCGGTTTCCCGTCTGA
- a CDS encoding MFS transporter produces the protein MLEPRARITVALGGAQTLAWASSYYLPAVLGAPIARELGFAPSAVYAAFSVALVISAFTAPWSGRAIDLHGGRPVLLGSSVLFATALALMASADGQVGLFAAWAVMGLAMGSGLYDAAFACLVRLHGPKARTPITGVTLMAGFASTIGWPLSAALLEAYGWRGACAAWALLHVTLGLALYATLPRAPEPVRLAATDAAPAGGPARVPRGTAALLALVFAITWFTSTAMAAHLPSVLQHAGATLAGAVLVGALIGPAQVTARLLEFGLLRRYHPLLSARCAALGHPAGALLLLAVGPAAAPAFAVLHGMGNGIMTVANGALPLALFGAGGYGARQGWLMLPARITQAMSPYAFGLALDRWGVQALLGTVALGGLCLLALLAIRPARQPGPVPASP, from the coding sequence ATGCTCGAGCCTCGCGCGCGGATCACCGTGGCCCTCGGCGGCGCCCAGACGCTGGCCTGGGCATCCAGCTACTACCTGCCGGCGGTGCTGGGTGCGCCGATCGCGCGCGAACTGGGTTTTGCGCCTTCGGCGGTGTACGCCGCCTTCTCGGTTGCGCTCGTCATCTCCGCCTTCACGGCGCCCTGGTCAGGCCGCGCCATCGACCTGCACGGTGGTCGCCCGGTGCTGCTGGGCAGCTCGGTGCTGTTCGCCACGGCGCTGGCCCTCATGGCCAGCGCCGACGGGCAGGTCGGGCTGTTCGCGGCCTGGGCCGTGATGGGGCTGGCGATGGGCAGCGGCCTGTACGACGCGGCCTTCGCCTGCCTGGTCCGGCTGCACGGCCCCAAGGCGCGGACACCGATCACGGGCGTGACCCTGATGGCAGGTTTCGCCAGCACCATCGGTTGGCCCCTGAGCGCCGCCCTGCTGGAAGCGTACGGCTGGCGCGGTGCCTGCGCCGCCTGGGCCCTGCTGCACGTGACCCTCGGACTGGCGCTCTACGCGACGCTGCCGCGGGCGCCGGAGCCCGTGCGGCTGGCGGCGACGGACGCCGCGCCGGCCGGCGGACCGGCCCGCGTGCCGCGCGGCACCGCGGCCCTGCTCGCCCTGGTCTTCGCCATCACCTGGTTCACCAGCACCGCCATGGCGGCCCACCTGCCGAGCGTGCTCCAGCACGCCGGCGCGACGCTGGCGGGGGCGGTGCTGGTCGGTGCACTGATCGGTCCGGCGCAGGTGACGGCGCGGTTGCTGGAATTCGGTCTGCTGCGCCGCTACCACCCGCTGCTGTCGGCCCGCTGTGCGGCCCTGGGACATCCGGCCGGCGCCCTGCTGCTGCTGGCGGTCGGACCGGCCGCAGCGCCCGCCTTCGCGGTGCTGCACGGCATGGGCAACGGGATCATGACGGTGGCCAATGGCGCGCTGCCGCTGGCCTTGTTCGGCGCCGGCGGCTATGGCGCCCGCCAGGGCTGGCTGATGCTGCCGGCGCGGATCACGCAGGCGATGTCGCCCTACGCCTTCGGCCTCGCGCTGGACCGCTGGGGCGTCCAGGCACTCCTGGGGACGGTGGCGCTCGGTGGCCTGTGCCTGCTGGCACTCCTGGCGATCCGGCCGGCACGGCAGCCGGGCCCGGTGCCGGCCAGCCCCTAG